From a region of the Opisthocomus hoazin isolate bOpiHoa1 chromosome 21, bOpiHoa1.hap1, whole genome shotgun sequence genome:
- the ARHGAP44 gene encoding rho GTPase-activating protein 44 isoform X1, which translates to MKKQFNRMRQLANQTVGRAEKTEVLSEDLLQVEKRLELVKQVSHSTHKKLTACLQGQQGVDADKRSKKLPLTTLAQCLMEGSAVLGDDSLLGKMLRLCGEAEDKLAQELIHFELQVERDVIEPLFVLAEVEIPNIQKQRKHLAKLVLDMDSSRTRWQQSVKSSGLASNLQPSGAKADALREEMEEAANRVEICRDQLSADMYNFVAKEVDYANYFQTLIEVQAEYHRKSLALLQNVLPQIKAQQEAWMEKPSFGKPLEEHLAVSGREIAFPVEACVTMLLECGMQEEGLFRVAPSASKLKKLKAALDCCVVDVQEYSADPHAIAGALKSYLRELPEPLMTFELYEEWIQASNIPEQEKRLQALWSACEKLPKANYNNIRYLIKFLAKLTEYQDTNKMTPSNVAIVLGPNLLWPQADGNVTEMMTTVSLQIVGIIEPLIQHADWFFPGDIEFNVTGNYGSPMHINHNANYSSMPSPDMDHADRRQHDQARRPLSVATDNMMLEFYKKDGLRKIQSMGVRVMDTSWVARRGTSAVRKASSTPPAAQPPAAPAEPPTAPHSPIPEQPPEISAAPSPPATGGSFTPGAERTSTVRPKEPPPEQSPHTSRKVAKKPAPIPPRGAAGELGGGQPSPSSPPPSPPSPCQPPGQPPPPPPPPPPPPVATPAPKPRPTPRPRPRPALPPPPQPPPAAPGPPQTPQSPQPPQPPRLDAAGPGDGALAAGLLRFEVPSLHVPPDAARCRDPPEAPHRLSGPAARPEEEEEEEESESTAL; encoded by the exons GAAGACGGAGGTTCTGAGCGAAGATCTCCTGCAg GTGGAGAAGCGCCTGGAGCTGGTgaagcaggtctcccacagcacCCACAAGAAGCTGACGGCATGTCTGCAGGGCCAGCAAGGCGTGGACGCCGACAAGCGCTCG AAGAAGCTGCCGCTGACAACGCTGGCGCAGTGCCTGATGGAGGGGTCGGCTGTGCTGGGCGACGACTCCCTGCTGGG GAAGATGCTGCGGCTCTGCGGGGAGGCGGAGGACAAGCTGGCTCAGGAGCTCATCCACTTCGAGCTGCAGGTGGAGCGGGACGTCATCGAGCCCCTCTTCGTGCTGGCTGAG gtggagatccCGAACATCCAAAAGCAGAGGAAGCACTTGGCAAAGCTCGTGCTAGACATGGACTCCTCCAGGACGAG GTGGCAGCAGTCCGTGAAGTCCTCGGGCTTGGCCAGCAACCTGCAGCCCTCGGGTGCCAAAGCCGACGCTCtcagggaggagatggaggaagCGGCCAACAGAGTGGAGATCTGCAGG GACCAGCTCTCGGCTGACATGTACAATTTTGTGGCCAAAGAAGTAGACTATGCAAACTATTTTCAAACC ctgATCGAGGTGCAGGCAGAGTACCATCGGAAATCCTTAGCGCTTCTGCAGAACGTCCTGCCTCAGATTAAAGCCCAGCAGG AGGCGTGGATGGAGAAGCCCTCCTTCGGGAAGCCCTTGGAGGAGCACCTGGCCGTCAGCGGGCGGGAGATCGCCTTCCCCGTGGAGGCGTGCGTGACGATGCTGCTGGAGTGCGGCATGCAGGAGGAG GGTCTCTTCCGAGTGGCTCCCTCGGCCTCCAAGCTGAAGAAGCTGAAGGCCGCGCTGGACTGCTGCGTGGTGGATGTGCAGGAGTACTCGGCCGACCCGCACGCCATCGCAG GAGCCCTCAAGTCCTACCTGcgagagctgccggagcccctcATGACGTTTGAGCTGTATGAGGAGTGGATCCAGGCCTCCAA CATCCCGGAGCAGGAGAAGCGGCTGCAGGCTCTCTGGAGCGCCTGCGAGAAGCTGCCCAAAGCCAACTACAACAACATCAG GTACCTGATTAAATTCCTGGCCAAGCTGACCGAGTACCAGGACACGAATAAAATGACGCCGAGCAACGTGGCCATCGTGCTGGGGCCCAACCTCCTCTGGCCACAGGCGGATGG GAACGTGACGGAGATGATGACGACTGTCTCGCTGCAGATCGTGGGCATCATCGAGCCGCTCATCCAGCACGCTGACTGGTTCTTCCCCGGAG ACATCGAGTTCAACGTGACAGGCAACTACGGCAGCCCCATGCACATCAACCACAACGCCAACTACAGCTCCATGCCCTCCCCGGACATGGACCACGCCGACCGCCGGCAGCACGACCAGGCGCGGCGGCCCCTCAGCGTGGCCACGGACAACATGATGCTGGAGTTTTACAAGAAGGATGG CCTTAGGAAAATCCAAAG CATGGGCGTCAGGGTGATGGACACCTCGTGGGTGGCTCGCCGGGGCACCTCGGCGGTGCGCAAGGCGTCCTCCACCCCGCCGGCCGCTCAgccccccgcagcgcccgccgaGCCGCCCACCGCGCCGCACTCGCCCATTCCCGAGCAGCCCCCGGAGATCTCGGCTGCCCCTTCCCCGCCTGCCACCGGCGGCAGCTTCACCCCGGGCGCCGAGCGGACGAG CACTGTACGGCCCAAGGAGCCCCCCCCCGAGCAGAGCCCGCACACCTCCCGCAAAg TGGCCAAGAAGCCGGCACCCATCCcaccccggggggcggcgggggagctgggtggggggcagccctccccctccagccccccccctagccccccatccccctgccagccccccgggcagccccccccgccccccccaccgccgccgcctccccctgtCGCCACCCCGGCCCCCAAACCCCGTCCCACTCCTCGCCCACGCccgcgccccgcgctgcccccgccgccccagccccccccggccgcccctggccccccccagaccccccagtccccccagcccccccagcccccccgcctggacgccgcgggccccggggacGGCGCGCTGGCAGCAG GTCTGCTCCGTTTTGAGGTCCCCTCGCTCCACGTCCCCCCGGATGCCGCCCGGTGCCGGGACCCGCCGGAGGCACCGCACAGACTCTCGGGCCCAGCTGCtcggccggaggaggaggaggaggaggaggaatcggAGAGCACAGCCCTATGa
- the ARHGAP44 gene encoding rho GTPase-activating protein 44 isoform X2 has protein sequence MKKQFNRMRQLANQTVGRAEKTEVLSEDLLQVEKRLELVKQVSHSTHKKLTACLQGQQGVDADKRSKKLPLTTLAQCLMEGSAVLGDDSLLGKMLRLCGEAEDKLAQELIHFELQVERDVIEPLFVLAEVEIPNIQKQRKHLAKLVLDMDSSRTRWQQSVKSSGLASNLQPSGAKADALREEMEEAANRVEICRDQLSADMYNFVAKEVDYANYFQTLIEVQAEYHRKSLALLQNVLPQIKAQQEAWMEKPSFGKPLEEHLAVSGREIAFPVEACVTMLLECGMQEEGLFRVAPSASKLKKLKAALDCCVVDVQEYSADPHAIAGALKSYLRELPEPLMTFELYEEWIQASNIPEQEKRLQALWSACEKLPKANYNNIRYLIKFLAKLTEYQDTNKMTPSNVAIVLGPNLLWPQADGNVTEMMTTVSLQIVGIIEPLIQHADWFFPGDIEFNVTGNYGSPMHINHNANYSSMPSPDMDHADRRQHDQARRPLSVATDNMMLEFYKKDGMGVRVMDTSWVARRGTSAVRKASSTPPAAQPPAAPAEPPTAPHSPIPEQPPEISAAPSPPATGGSFTPGAERTSTVRPKEPPPEQSPHTSRKVAKKPAPIPPRGAAGELGGGQPSPSSPPPSPPSPCQPPGQPPPPPPPPPPPPVATPAPKPRPTPRPRPRPALPPPPQPPPAAPGPPQTPQSPQPPQPPRLDAAGPGDGALAAGLLRFEVPSLHVPPDAARCRDPPEAPHRLSGPAARPEEEEEEEESESTAL, from the exons GAAGACGGAGGTTCTGAGCGAAGATCTCCTGCAg GTGGAGAAGCGCCTGGAGCTGGTgaagcaggtctcccacagcacCCACAAGAAGCTGACGGCATGTCTGCAGGGCCAGCAAGGCGTGGACGCCGACAAGCGCTCG AAGAAGCTGCCGCTGACAACGCTGGCGCAGTGCCTGATGGAGGGGTCGGCTGTGCTGGGCGACGACTCCCTGCTGGG GAAGATGCTGCGGCTCTGCGGGGAGGCGGAGGACAAGCTGGCTCAGGAGCTCATCCACTTCGAGCTGCAGGTGGAGCGGGACGTCATCGAGCCCCTCTTCGTGCTGGCTGAG gtggagatccCGAACATCCAAAAGCAGAGGAAGCACTTGGCAAAGCTCGTGCTAGACATGGACTCCTCCAGGACGAG GTGGCAGCAGTCCGTGAAGTCCTCGGGCTTGGCCAGCAACCTGCAGCCCTCGGGTGCCAAAGCCGACGCTCtcagggaggagatggaggaagCGGCCAACAGAGTGGAGATCTGCAGG GACCAGCTCTCGGCTGACATGTACAATTTTGTGGCCAAAGAAGTAGACTATGCAAACTATTTTCAAACC ctgATCGAGGTGCAGGCAGAGTACCATCGGAAATCCTTAGCGCTTCTGCAGAACGTCCTGCCTCAGATTAAAGCCCAGCAGG AGGCGTGGATGGAGAAGCCCTCCTTCGGGAAGCCCTTGGAGGAGCACCTGGCCGTCAGCGGGCGGGAGATCGCCTTCCCCGTGGAGGCGTGCGTGACGATGCTGCTGGAGTGCGGCATGCAGGAGGAG GGTCTCTTCCGAGTGGCTCCCTCGGCCTCCAAGCTGAAGAAGCTGAAGGCCGCGCTGGACTGCTGCGTGGTGGATGTGCAGGAGTACTCGGCCGACCCGCACGCCATCGCAG GAGCCCTCAAGTCCTACCTGcgagagctgccggagcccctcATGACGTTTGAGCTGTATGAGGAGTGGATCCAGGCCTCCAA CATCCCGGAGCAGGAGAAGCGGCTGCAGGCTCTCTGGAGCGCCTGCGAGAAGCTGCCCAAAGCCAACTACAACAACATCAG GTACCTGATTAAATTCCTGGCCAAGCTGACCGAGTACCAGGACACGAATAAAATGACGCCGAGCAACGTGGCCATCGTGCTGGGGCCCAACCTCCTCTGGCCACAGGCGGATGG GAACGTGACGGAGATGATGACGACTGTCTCGCTGCAGATCGTGGGCATCATCGAGCCGCTCATCCAGCACGCTGACTGGTTCTTCCCCGGAG ACATCGAGTTCAACGTGACAGGCAACTACGGCAGCCCCATGCACATCAACCACAACGCCAACTACAGCTCCATGCCCTCCCCGGACATGGACCACGCCGACCGCCGGCAGCACGACCAGGCGCGGCGGCCCCTCAGCGTGGCCACGGACAACATGATGCTGGAGTTTTACAAGAAGGATGG CATGGGCGTCAGGGTGATGGACACCTCGTGGGTGGCTCGCCGGGGCACCTCGGCGGTGCGCAAGGCGTCCTCCACCCCGCCGGCCGCTCAgccccccgcagcgcccgccgaGCCGCCCACCGCGCCGCACTCGCCCATTCCCGAGCAGCCCCCGGAGATCTCGGCTGCCCCTTCCCCGCCTGCCACCGGCGGCAGCTTCACCCCGGGCGCCGAGCGGACGAG CACTGTACGGCCCAAGGAGCCCCCCCCCGAGCAGAGCCCGCACACCTCCCGCAAAg TGGCCAAGAAGCCGGCACCCATCCcaccccggggggcggcgggggagctgggtggggggcagccctccccctccagccccccccctagccccccatccccctgccagccccccgggcagccccccccgccccccccaccgccgccgcctccccctgtCGCCACCCCGGCCCCCAAACCCCGTCCCACTCCTCGCCCACGCccgcgccccgcgctgcccccgccgccccagccccccccggccgcccctggccccccccagaccccccagtccccccagcccccccagcccccccgcctggacgccgcgggccccggggacGGCGCGCTGGCAGCAG GTCTGCTCCGTTTTGAGGTCCCCTCGCTCCACGTCCCCCCGGATGCCGCCCGGTGCCGGGACCCGCCGGAGGCACCGCACAGACTCTCGGGCCCAGCTGCtcggccggaggaggaggaggaggaggaggaatcggAGAGCACAGCCCTATGa
- the ARHGAP44 gene encoding rho GTPase-activating protein 44 isoform X3 produces the protein MKKQFNRMRQLANQTVGRAEKTEVLSEDLLQVEKRLELVKQVSHSTHKKLTACLQGQQGVDADKRSKKLPLTTLAQCLMEGSAVLGDDSLLGKMLRLCGEAEDKLAQELIHFELQVERDVIEPLFVLAEVEIPNIQKQRKHLAKLVLDMDSSRTRWQQSVKSSGLASNLQPSGAKADALREEMEEAANRVEICRDQLSADMYNFVAKEVDYANYFQTLIEVQAEYHRKSLALLQNVLPQIKAQQEAWMEKPSFGKPLEEHLAVSGREIAFPVEACVTMLLECGMQEEGLFRVAPSASKLKKLKAALDCCVVDVQEYSADPHAIAGALKSYLRELPEPLMTFELYEEWIQASNIPEQEKRLQALWSACEKLPKANYNNIRYLIKFLAKLTEYQDTNKMTPSNVAIVLGPNLLWPQADGNVTEMMTTVSLQIVGIIEPLIQHADWFFPGDIEFNVTGNYGSPMHINHNANYSSMPSPDMDHADRRQHDQARRPLSVATDNMMLEFYKKDGLRKIQSMGVRVMDTSWVARRGTSAVRKASSTPPAAQPPAAPAEPPTAPHSPIPEQPPEISAAPSPPATGGSFTPGAERTSTVRPKEPPPEQSPHTSRKGLLRFEVPSLHVPPDAARCRDPPEAPHRLSGPAARPEEEEEEEESESTAL, from the exons GAAGACGGAGGTTCTGAGCGAAGATCTCCTGCAg GTGGAGAAGCGCCTGGAGCTGGTgaagcaggtctcccacagcacCCACAAGAAGCTGACGGCATGTCTGCAGGGCCAGCAAGGCGTGGACGCCGACAAGCGCTCG AAGAAGCTGCCGCTGACAACGCTGGCGCAGTGCCTGATGGAGGGGTCGGCTGTGCTGGGCGACGACTCCCTGCTGGG GAAGATGCTGCGGCTCTGCGGGGAGGCGGAGGACAAGCTGGCTCAGGAGCTCATCCACTTCGAGCTGCAGGTGGAGCGGGACGTCATCGAGCCCCTCTTCGTGCTGGCTGAG gtggagatccCGAACATCCAAAAGCAGAGGAAGCACTTGGCAAAGCTCGTGCTAGACATGGACTCCTCCAGGACGAG GTGGCAGCAGTCCGTGAAGTCCTCGGGCTTGGCCAGCAACCTGCAGCCCTCGGGTGCCAAAGCCGACGCTCtcagggaggagatggaggaagCGGCCAACAGAGTGGAGATCTGCAGG GACCAGCTCTCGGCTGACATGTACAATTTTGTGGCCAAAGAAGTAGACTATGCAAACTATTTTCAAACC ctgATCGAGGTGCAGGCAGAGTACCATCGGAAATCCTTAGCGCTTCTGCAGAACGTCCTGCCTCAGATTAAAGCCCAGCAGG AGGCGTGGATGGAGAAGCCCTCCTTCGGGAAGCCCTTGGAGGAGCACCTGGCCGTCAGCGGGCGGGAGATCGCCTTCCCCGTGGAGGCGTGCGTGACGATGCTGCTGGAGTGCGGCATGCAGGAGGAG GGTCTCTTCCGAGTGGCTCCCTCGGCCTCCAAGCTGAAGAAGCTGAAGGCCGCGCTGGACTGCTGCGTGGTGGATGTGCAGGAGTACTCGGCCGACCCGCACGCCATCGCAG GAGCCCTCAAGTCCTACCTGcgagagctgccggagcccctcATGACGTTTGAGCTGTATGAGGAGTGGATCCAGGCCTCCAA CATCCCGGAGCAGGAGAAGCGGCTGCAGGCTCTCTGGAGCGCCTGCGAGAAGCTGCCCAAAGCCAACTACAACAACATCAG GTACCTGATTAAATTCCTGGCCAAGCTGACCGAGTACCAGGACACGAATAAAATGACGCCGAGCAACGTGGCCATCGTGCTGGGGCCCAACCTCCTCTGGCCACAGGCGGATGG GAACGTGACGGAGATGATGACGACTGTCTCGCTGCAGATCGTGGGCATCATCGAGCCGCTCATCCAGCACGCTGACTGGTTCTTCCCCGGAG ACATCGAGTTCAACGTGACAGGCAACTACGGCAGCCCCATGCACATCAACCACAACGCCAACTACAGCTCCATGCCCTCCCCGGACATGGACCACGCCGACCGCCGGCAGCACGACCAGGCGCGGCGGCCCCTCAGCGTGGCCACGGACAACATGATGCTGGAGTTTTACAAGAAGGATGG CCTTAGGAAAATCCAAAG CATGGGCGTCAGGGTGATGGACACCTCGTGGGTGGCTCGCCGGGGCACCTCGGCGGTGCGCAAGGCGTCCTCCACCCCGCCGGCCGCTCAgccccccgcagcgcccgccgaGCCGCCCACCGCGCCGCACTCGCCCATTCCCGAGCAGCCCCCGGAGATCTCGGCTGCCCCTTCCCCGCCTGCCACCGGCGGCAGCTTCACCCCGGGCGCCGAGCGGACGAG CACTGTACGGCCCAAGGAGCCCCCCCCCGAGCAGAGCCCGCACACCTCCCGCAAAg GTCTGCTCCGTTTTGAGGTCCCCTCGCTCCACGTCCCCCCGGATGCCGCCCGGTGCCGGGACCCGCCGGAGGCACCGCACAGACTCTCGGGCCCAGCTGCtcggccggaggaggaggaggaggaggaggaatcggAGAGCACAGCCCTATGa